In a genomic window of Schistocerca gregaria isolate iqSchGreg1 chromosome 5, iqSchGreg1.2, whole genome shotgun sequence:
- the LOC126272715 gene encoding fumarylacetoacetase, translated as MKSFVPYPEDSDFPIENLPYGVFSTKKDPSHRIGVAIGDQILDLKAIHHLFTGPHLKDKQHVFEEPVLNSFMGLSPAAWKEARDTIQTLLSSENRVLQDDAELRNRALVPQSDAEMHLPAIIGDYTDFYSSINHATNVGIMFRGRENALLPNWKHLPVGYHGRASSIVISGTPIRRPNGQTCPVEGAAPVFGPCRLMDFELEMAFFVGGPATKLGEPIPVNQAQDHIFGMVLMNDWSARDIQKWEYQPLGPFLAKNLGTTISPWVVTLLALEPFKVDNLPQDPKPFPYLQHNDKFNFDIKLEIFITPEGSTPHKISQTNYKEMYWTAKQQLAHHTITGCNVNPGDLMASGTISGTVANSYGSLLELSWKGTNPVELSGGTYRKFLVDGDEVTLKGHCEGKGYRVGFGSCTGKLLPALNLQ; from the exons CCAAGTCATCGCATTGGAGTAGCTATCGGAGATCAGATTCTGGATCTCAAGGCCATACACCATCTCTTCACAGGACCTCATCTGAAGGACAAGCAACATGTCTTTGAGGAG CCTGTTCTCAACAGCTTTATGGGACTGTCACCAGCAGCATGGAAAGAAGCACGTGATACAATACAGACACTTTTATCCTCTGAAAATAGAGTTCTACAAGATGATGCTGAATTGAGGAATAG AGCATTGGTGCCACAGTCAGATGCTGAAATGCATCTTCCAGCAATTATTGGAGATTATACTGATTTTTATTCATCGATAAATCATGCCACAAATGTGGGCATAATGTTCCGAGGGCGAGAGAATGCATTACTACCAAACTG GAAACATTTGCCAGTTGGCTATCATGGCCGTGCCTCATCAATTGTAATATCAGGAACACCAATTCGTCGCCCAAATGGACAAACATGTCCTGTTGAAGGAGCAGCTCCAGTGTTTGGCCCCTGCCGGCTCATGGATTTTGAGCTAGAGATGGCTTTCTTTGTAGGAGGGCCTGCCACCAAACTTGGGGAGCCAATTCCAGTTAATCAAGCACAGGATCACATCTTTGGAATGGTACTCATGAACGATTGGAGTG CTCGAGACATTCAGAAGTGGGAATATCAGCCCCTTGGGCCGTTTCTAGCAAAGAATTTAGGAACAACTATAAGTCCATGGGTTGTAACTCTACTGGCACTGGAGCCATTTAAAGTTGATAATTTACCGCAGGATCCCAAACCTTTCCCGTATCTTCAGCACAATGATAAGTTTAATTTTGATATTAAACTGGAAATATTCATTACTC CTGAAGGTAGTACTCCTCACAAAATAAGTCAGACAAACTACAAGGAAATGTACTGGACTGCAAAACAACAACTGGCACATCACACAATTACTGGCTGTAATGTTAACCCAGGCGACCTTATGGCATCTGGCACAATTAGTGGGACA GTTGCCAATTCTTATGGATCATTGCTTGAACTTAGTTGGAAGGGTACCAATCCTGTGGAGTTGTCTGGTGGAACCTATCGAAAGTTTCTGGTGGACGGAGATGAAGTTACATTGAAAG GACACTGTGAAGGTAAAGGATACAGAGTTGGATTTGGCTCCTGCACTGGAAAGCTCCTGCCAGCCTTGAATTTACAATAA